CCGCCGAGCTCGGCGCGAAATCGCGCTTCGTGCCGACCGACGTGACGAGCGAGGCGGAGGGCGAGGCGGCGGTTGCGGTCGCGCTTGAGAGCTTCGGCCATCTCCATGGGCTGGTGAACTGCGCCGGCATTGCGCCCGGCGAAAAAGTGCTTGGGCGCGACGGGCCGCATCGCCTCGAGAGCTTCACGCGGGCGATCGGCATCAATCTTGTCGGCACCTTTAACATGATCCGCCTTGCCGCGGCGGCAATCGCGAAGGAAGAGCCGGATGACGGCGGCACCCGCGGCGTCATCATCAACACGGCCTCGGTTGCCGCATTCGACGGGCAGATCGGCCAGGCGGCCTATTCGGCCTCGAAGGGCGGCGTCGTGGCGATGACGCTGCCGATTGCGCGCGAGCTCGCGCGCTTCGGCATCCGCGTCGTCTCGATCGCACCGGGCATCTTCGAAACGCCGATGATGGCCGGCATGCCGCAGGAGGTGCAGGATTCGCTCGGCAAGAGCGTGCCCTTCCCGCCGCGCCTCGGCCGCCCGGCAGAATATGCCGCGCTTGTCCGGCATATCTGCGAGAATGACATGCTGAACGGCGAGGTCATCCGCCTCGACGGCGCGTTGCGGATGGGGGCGCGATAGGCGGACCCACGCGAGGGCCAAACGGTGTGGTTCGCCGGCGCTGCGTGCGCCGCACGGGTCCCGCGTTCGTCTCGCTGCAACAAATGACCACGCGCAGAGCGCGTTGCGATTGCGAGCG
The genomic region above belongs to Sinorhizobium mexicanum and contains:
- a CDS encoding 3-hydroxyacyl-CoA dehydrogenase yields the protein MLIRDKVFLVTGAGSGLGAAVARALVADGASVVIADVNADTGSAMAAELGAKSRFVPTDVTSEAEGEAAVAVALESFGHLHGLVNCAGIAPGEKVLGRDGPHRLESFTRAIGINLVGTFNMIRLAAAAIAKEEPDDGGTRGVIINTASVAAFDGQIGQAAYSASKGGVVAMTLPIARELARFGIRVVSIAPGIFETPMMAGMPQEVQDSLGKSVPFPPRLGRPAEYAALVRHICENDMLNGEVIRLDGALRMGAR